In Streptomyces rapamycinicus NRRL 5491, the genomic stretch CTGCCGGACGCGAGCGAGGAGCGGATCCGGGCCGCCGCCCGCGCCGCGCAGGCCGACGGCTTCATCTCCGAGCTGCCGAACGGCTATGACACCGAGGTCGGCGAGCAGGGGCTGACCCTCTCCGGCGGCCAGCGCCAGCGGCTGGCCCTGGCCCGCGCGATCCTCACCGACCCCCGGCTGCTCGTCCTGGACGACGCCACCTCGGCGGTGGACGCGCGCGTCGAACACGAGATCCACGAGGCGCTCCGGGGCGTCATGGCGGGCCGCACCACTCTGCTGATCGCCCACCGGCCCTCCACCCTCGCCCTCGCCGACCGCATCGCGGTGATGGACCGGGGCCGGGTCGTGGACGTGGGCACGGACGAGGAGCTGAAGGCGCGGAGCGCCGTGTACCGGAGCCTGCTGACGGACGAGTCCGAGGCCGTCGCCGCCCCCAGCGGCGACGGCCCGGCCCCGGGCGCGCCACGCGGTGCCGCGGCGCACGCGGCGGGGCTCGCCGGTGCGTTCGGCGGGGAAGCCGCCGCGACCGGGTTGGCCGAACCGTGTCTCGACGGCGGGCCGCCCGCCGACGGCGACCACACGGCGCACGGACCCGAGGGGCGCCCGTGCCCCACGGCGGGTTGGCGGGCGCGCGGCGGGGACGACCCCGCGCACGCCGTTCGTGAGGCGGACGGCATCGTAGAGCCGTTGGACGGGGGCGGCACCGTAAGGGCGCTGGACGGGGACGGCGCCGCCATCGCGCCGGATGGGGCCGAGGCGGGTCATCCGGCGCGCCCGAGCCACCGCGGGGTGACCCCGGAGCTATGGGTGCGGCCCGATGGTGAGCTCCGTAAGGGCGACACGGCGGCGGGCGCGGGGGCCGCGGCCGTGGCCGGTCCCGGGCTCGCGGGGGCGCTGTCCGGCATGCCGGCCACCCCCGAGCTGCTCGCCAAGGTCGCCGCCCTGCCGCCCGCCACCGACACCCCCGACATCGACGAGGAGCGGGCCACCCGTCCCGAGGAGACGTACGGGCTGCGGCGGTTGCTGCGCGGCTTCGGGGCTCCGCTCCTGGTCGCGCTGTCGCTCGTCGCCGTGGACGCGATCGCCGGGTTGCTGCTGCCCGTGCTCATCCGGCACGGGATCGACCAGGGTGTGCAGCGGCTCTCGCTCGGCGCGGTGTGGGCCGCCTCCGGGCTCGCGCTCGTCGTCGTCCTCGTGCAGTGGGCCGCCCAGATCGGCGAGACCCGGATGACCGGGCGGACCGGTGAACGGGTGCTCTACGCCCTGCGCGTGAAGATCTTCGCCCAGCTCCAGCGGCTCGGTCTCGACTACTACGAGCGCGAGCTGAGCGGCAAGATCATGACGCGGATGACCACCGACGTCGACGCGCTGTCCACGTTCCTCCAGACCGGTCTCGTCACCGCCGTGGTCAGCCTGCTGACCTTCTTCGGCATCCTGGTGGCGCTGCTCATCATCGACGTGGAGCTCGCGCTGGTGGTCTTCCTGACCCTGCCGCCGCTCATCATCGGCACGGTGGTGTTCCGGCGCCGCAGCGTCAAGGCGTACGAACTGGCCCGCGAGCGCGTGAGCGTGGTCAACGCGGACCTTCAGGAGAGCGTGGCGGGGCTGCGGATCGTGCAGGCGTTCCGGCGCGAGCGGTCCGGCCGGGAGCGGTTCGCGGCGCGCAGCGACGCGTACCGCCAGGCGCGGATCCGTGGCCAGCGGCTGATCTCGGTGTACTTCCCGTTCGTCCAGCTGCTGGCGTCCGTGGCCACCGCGCTGGTGCTCATCGTGGGCGCCGGGCGGGTCGGGGACGGCACGCTGACGGCGGGTGCGCTGGTGGCGTACCTCCTCTACATCGACCTGTTCTTCGCCCCCGTCCAGCAGCTCTCCCAGGTCTTCGACGGCTATCAGCAGGCCACCGTGTCGCTGGGCCGCATCCAGGAGTTGCTGCGCGAGCCCACCACCACACCTCTGGCCGAGGCGCCGCGCGAGGTGCGCGCGATGCGCGGCGACATCGCATTCGACGATGTGCGGTTCCGGTACGGGGACGGCGAGGAGGCGCTGGCGGGCATCTCGCTCACGATCCCCTCGGGGCAGACCGTGGCGTTCGTCGGGGAGACCGGGGCCGGTAAGTCCACCCTGGTCAAGCTGGTGGCGCGGTTCTACGACCCGACGCGGGGCGCCGTGCGGGTGGACGGTGTGGATCTGCGCGAGCTCGACCTCACCGGATACCGCGGCCACCTCGGGGTGGTCCCGCAGGAGCCGTATCTCTTCGCCGGGACGGTGCGCGACGCCATCGCCTACGGACGGCCCGGCGCGAGCGACGCGGAGGTGGAGGCCGCCGCGCGGGCGGTCGGCGCCCATGCCATGGTGGCGTCGCTCGACGGTGGCTATCTGCACGAGGTCTCCGAGCGCGGGCGCAATCTCTCCGCCGGGCAGCGGCAGTTGATCGCGCTGGCGCGCGCCGAGCTGGTGAACCCGGACATCCTGCTGCTCGACGAGGCCACGGCCGCGCTCGATCTGGCCACCGAGGCTCTGGTCAACCAGGCCACG encodes the following:
- a CDS encoding ABC transporter ATP-binding protein, encoding MEGPEAGQGWVRRLFGYCWQYRSDVLLALGASLAGMAVMALVPLVPKLIIDDVIVSHDRSLAPWATLLIVAALVVYVLTYVRRFYGGRLALDVQHALRTEMFAAIARFDGRRQDKLSTGQIIGRATSDLQLIQGLLFMVPMMIGNILLFLVSLIVMAVLSPLLTVVALAVAPALWILASRSRIRLFPATWYAQGQAAAVAGVVDGAVTGVRVVKGFGQEAQETDKLREVGRGLFAARLRTVRLNSRYTPALQAVPALGQVAMLALGGWMATRGQITLGTFVAFSTYLAQLVGPVRMLTMLLTIGQQARAGVERVFELIDTEPVIDERPDARELPEDAPATVEFDRVSFGYDPERPVLSEVSLRIEPGETLAVVGASGSGKSTLSMLLPRFYDVSSGAVRIGGHDVRELTYDSLRGAVGMVPEDSFLFSDTVGANLAYGLPDASEERIRAAARAAQADGFISELPNGYDTEVGEQGLTLSGGQRQRLALARAILTDPRLLVLDDATSAVDARVEHEIHEALRGVMAGRTTLLIAHRPSTLALADRIAVMDRGRVVDVGTDEELKARSAVYRSLLTDESEAVAAPSGDGPAPGAPRGAAAHAAGLAGAFGGEAAATGLAEPCLDGGPPADGDHTAHGPEGRPCPTAGWRARGGDDPAHAVREADGIVEPLDGGGTVRALDGDGAAIAPDGAEAGHPARPSHRGVTPELWVRPDGELRKGDTAAGAGAAAVAGPGLAGALSGMPATPELLAKVAALPPATDTPDIDEERATRPEETYGLRRLLRGFGAPLLVALSLVAVDAIAGLLLPVLIRHGIDQGVQRLSLGAVWAASGLALVVVLVQWAAQIGETRMTGRTGERVLYALRVKIFAQLQRLGLDYYERELSGKIMTRMTTDVDALSTFLQTGLVTAVVSLLTFFGILVALLIIDVELALVVFLTLPPLIIGTVVFRRRSVKAYELARERVSVVNADLQESVAGLRIVQAFRRERSGRERFAARSDAYRQARIRGQRLISVYFPFVQLLASVATALVLIVGAGRVGDGTLTAGALVAYLLYIDLFFAPVQQLSQVFDGYQQATVSLGRIQELLREPTTTPLAEAPREVRAMRGDIAFDDVRFRYGDGEEALAGISLTIPSGQTVAFVGETGAGKSTLVKLVARFYDPTRGAVRVDGVDLRELDLTGYRGHLGVVPQEPYLFAGTVRDAIAYGRPGASDAEVEAAARAVGAHAMVASLDGGYLHEVSERGRNLSAGQRQLIALARAELVNPDILLLDEATAALDLATEALVNQATDRLTGRRTTLVVAHRLTTAARADRVVVLDHGRVVEDGTHEELVARDGRYAALWRTFMGETAPAVV